One Aspergillus oryzae RIB40 DNA, chromosome 2 genomic window carries:
- a CDS encoding uncharacterized protein (predicted protein) translates to MPGTQFNKQRNYDSLAARCLWGINNALFHVAKETGENGVDRVVGVSCWLPPHAASEPESWYSWCQGWVLSWRQMLNNVWHLGRGGLRTNRYWIWKERQQEAQSVIWDDPRGYYFCNIVAVSPKAQGGGIGRKLFEAVTDMADREGVKCYLESSRNVPNVQIYEKMGFRMKKEMECRDGEDVCMVGFFSLIFALHLERWMSDNVFDSFIAWFVSLIRRSEGSGGFYLFLLYAVFDGESGWQGLRRPAALQFLRL, encoded by the coding sequence ATGCCTGGAACACAGTTCAACAAGCAAAGAAACTATGATTCTCTCGCAGCACGGTGCCTCTGGGGGATCAACAACGCCCTGTTCCACGTCGCCAAGGAAACCGGGGAGAATGGCGTCGACCGCGTGGTCGGCGTGTCCTGCTGGCTTCCGCCGCATGCCGCCTCCGAGCCGGAGAGCTGGTACAGCTGGTGTCAGGGGTGGGTGCTGAGCTGGCGACAGATGCTCAACAACGTGTGGCATCTGGGACGGGGCGGGCTCCGGACTAATCGGTACTGGATCTGGAAGGAGAGGCAGCAGGAGGCGCAGAGCGTAATCTGGGATGATCCGCGGGGGTACTATTTCTGCAACATTGTGGCTGTTAGTCCCAAGGCGCAGGGGGGTGGGATTGGGAGGAAGTTGTTCGAGGCAGTTACTGATATGGCGGATCGGGAGGGGGTGAAGTGCTATTTGGAGAGTTCGCGGAATGTGCCTAATGTGCAGATTTatgagaagatggggtttaggatgaagaaggagatggagtgtcgggatggggaggatgttTGCATGGtaggtttcttttctcttatctttgctttgcaTCTTGAGAGATGGATGTCTGATAATGTGTTTGACAGCTTTATTGCATGGTTCGTGAGCCTAATTCGGAGAAGTGAGGGTTCGGGCGGTTTCTATCTGTTTTTACTGTATGCGGTATTTGATGGCGAATCGGGATGGCAGGGTTTACGGAGGCCTGCTGCTTTACAATTTCTTCGATTATGA
- a CDS encoding glycoside hydrolase family 7 protein (predicted protein), with translation MASLSLSKICRNALILSSVLSTAQGQQVGTYQTETHPSMTWQTCGNGGSCSTNQGSVVLDANWRWVHQTGSSSNCYTGNKWDTSYCSTNDACAQKCALDGADYSNTYGITTSGSEVRLNFVTSNSNGKNVGSRVYMMADDTHYEVYKLLNQEFTFDVDVSKLPCGLNGALYFVVMDADGGVSKYPNNKAGAKYGTGYCDSQCPRDLKFIQGQANVEGWVSSTNNANTGTGNHGSCCAELDIWESNSISQALTPHPCDTPTNTLCTGDACGGTYSSDRYSGTCDPDGCDFNPYRVGNTTFYGPGKTIDTNKPITVVTQFITDDGTSSGTLSEIKRFYVQDGVTYPQPSADVSGLSGNTINSEYCTAENTLFEGSGSFAKHGGLAGMGEAMSTGMVLVMSLWDDYYANMLWLDSNYPTNESTSKPGVARGTCSTSSGVPSEVEASNPSAYVAYSNIKVGPIGSTFKS, from the coding sequence ATggcttccctttccctctccaagaTCTGCCGCAATGCCCTCATCTTGTCCTCAGTTCTGTCAACTGCCCAGGGTCAGCAGGTTGGGACTTACCAGACCGAAACCCATCCCTCGATGACCTGGCAGACATGCGGTAACGGCGGTAGTTGCAGCACCAACCAAGGCTCCGTTGTCCTCGATGCCAACTGGCGTTGGGTCCACCAAACTGGAAGCTCTAGCAATTGTTACACCGGCAACAAGTGGGATACTTCCTACTGCAGTACCAATGACGCATGTGCCCAGAAATGTGCCCTGGATGGTGCCGACTACTCAAACACTTACGGCATCACCACCAGCGGCAGTGAGGTCCGTCTCAACTTTGTCACCAGCAACTCCAACGGAAAGAACGTCGGTTCCCGTGTCTACATGATGGCCGACGATACCCATTACGAGGTTTACAAGCTGCTGAACCAAGAGTTTACCTTTGATGTGGACGTCTCCAAGCTCCCATGTGGTCTTAATGGCGCTTTGTACTTCGTCGTAATGGATGCCGATGGAGGGGTTTCCAAATATCCAAACAACAAAGCGGGTGCTAAGTACGGTACTGGTTACTGTGACTCTCAATGCCCACGGGATCTCAAATTTATCCAGGGACAGGCCAATGTCGAAGGCTGGGTATCGTCAACCAACAATGCCAATACAGGCACTGGAAACCATGGCTCCTGCTGCGCGGAGCTGGACATATGGGAGTCCAACAGCATTTCGCAGGCTCTCACTCCTCACCCATGCGATACGCCGACCAACACTCTATGCACTGGGGATGCCTGCGGTGGCACATATAGTTCCGATCGCTACAGTGGCACGTGTGATCCTGACGGTTGCGACTTCAACCCATATCGTGTGGGCAACACCACCTTCTACGGCCCTGGCAAGACAATTGATACCAACAAACCGATCACAGTTGTGACCCAGTTCATCACCGACGACGGCACTTCCAGCGGCACCCTATCCGAGATTAAACGGTTCTACGTGCAAGATGGCGTCACGTACCCCCAGCCCAGCGCAGACGTTAGCGGTCTCAGCGGCAACACCATCAACTCTGAGTATTGCACCGCGGAGAATACCCTGTTCGAAGGCTCGGGCAGCTTCGCGAAACATGGTGGGCTCGCCGGTATGGGTGAAGCCATGTCGACTGGCATGGTGCTGGTTATGAGCTTGTGGGATGATTACTATGCCAACATGCTCTGGCTTGACAGCAACTACCCCACCAACGAGTCCACGAGCAAGCCCGGCGTGGCCCGTGGAACTTGTTCCACGTCGTCTGGCGTTCCTAGCGAGGTCGAAGCCTCCAACCCTAGCGCCTATGTGGCCTATTCCAACATTAAAGTTGGCCCTATCGGCTCCACCTTCAAGAGCTGA
- a CDS encoding arrestin family protein (thioredoxin binding protein TBP-2/VDUP1), whose translation MTTAHITPLQQDLSVTTTSPVVQLHCSPPESLSSGHTSPSAEHRRSVDPSAVVGANFPKQTNRRASIFRKLAGPRENAKRFLRLGGSVRAQSPPSIRSMSRTQRPRPVSEIVLSPEDARMLASTSLGAGLGTGRMRSHSSSTGSVNQSSAGSVTSAPSSDSMGPFPTLRHEKIVATGSGITVGIALTEPVLYLQGYDHNDPSTKKFAILRGQLHLKVTKSVKIKKISICFRGHAQTDWPEGIPPKKVHYHDKKDLVTHGMMYFNHGDSVLPQNDYGANFYQHAKPVASVTGKDGSPVTITREIFSKSGSSTSLGNGHPTSKELKRLSLQSNHSRSFGKNDPPPSVVAHPQRNYRMFPVGDYLYNFEFTIDGSLPETIKTDLGYVRYDLEAIVERSGAFRPNLLGNLEVPVIRTPAEGSLEQVEPIAISRNWEDQLHYDIVISGKSFPLGSQVPIAFKLTPLAKVECHRIKVYVTENIQHWTADKSVHRFQPAKKVLLFEKRADSASTSTYPGSSMRVTAGGGIDWDHRAAAARGDEIVDRNRTNLLGNLASDSGVGPTEMEFNVQLPSCHEMKNRDESHKLHFDTTYENIQINHWIKIVLRLSKVDERDPTKRRHFEISIDSPFHLLSCKATQANIYLPAYTSPNSDPAPPAQEYECGCPGAAALNRASSNGHSPCSEAEEPPTRAVNRSFTNGSGGLARPPQAHLAHEPSDRADEPPPRPMHLLRAPSFAPPAFEDVPPPPPLITPPPEYTSIVGNNDRETVLEDYFSRLSCYEETADDPRGLGRVDVPLTPGGRVNRSMDVPREWVRLDQSTV comes from the exons ATGACAACCGCTCATATTACTCCTCTACAGCAGGACCTTTCGGTCACGACCACGAGTCCGGTTGTCCAACTACATTGTAGTCCCCCGGAATCTTTATCGTCCGGTCATACAAGTCCTAGCGCGGAACATCGTCGGTCAGTCGACCCATCGGCCGTCGTTGGCGCCAATTTCCCCAAACAGACCAATCGCCGCGCTTCAATTTTTAGGAAGTTGGCGGGTCCACGCGAGAACGCAAAGCGATTCCTCCGCCTGGGGGGTTCCGTCCGCGCTCAATCGCCACCATCGATCCGCTCAATGTCCCGTACACAGCGTCCCCGTCCGGTCTCCGAGATCGTATTGTCTCCCGAAGATGCACGAATGCTCGCCTCTACTAGTTTAGGAGCCGGTTTAGGAACGGGTAGAATGCGCTCCCACTCCTCTTCTACCGGATCGGTAAATCAGTCTTCTGCGGGGTCCGTAACGAGTGCGCCGTCATCGGACTCGATGGGACCGTTTCCGACGCTACGCCACGAGAAAATTGTTGCAACAGGAAGTGGTATCACGGTGGGCATTGCCCTCACGGAGCCTGTGCTATACCTGCAGGGATACGATCATAATGACCCGAGCACCAAGAAATTCGCCATTCTACGCGGTCAGTTGCATCTCAAGGTCACCAAAAGCgtcaagatcaagaagatatCGATCTGCTTCCGTGGCCATGCACAAACCGATTGGCCTGAGG GAATACCACCTAAAAAGGTACATTACCATGATAAGAAGGACCTGGTCACCCATGGTATGATGTATTTCAATCACGGTGATTCGGTTCTGCCGCAGAATGACTACGGAGCAAACTTTTATCAGCATGCTAAACCGGTCGCCTCCGTTACTGGCAAGGATGGTAGCCCAGTAACTATTACCCGCGAAATTTTCTCAAAATCTGgatcctcaacctctctcGGTAATGGCCACCCTACGAGCAAGGAGCTTAAACGCCTCTCTCTTCAATCCAATCACTCTCGCAGCTTCGGGAAGAACGATCCGCCCCCTAGCGTAGTCGCTCATCCACAGCGCAACTACCGCATGTTTCCCGTCGGTGATTACCTGTATAATTTCGAGTTCACGATCGATGGCTCCCTTCCAGAGACCATCAAGACAGATCTAGGTTATGTTCGGTATGATTTGGAAGCCATCGTGGAACGATCAGGCGCGTTCCGCCCTAATCTTCTAGGTAACCTTGAAGTGCCGGTCATTCGCACGCCGGCTGAGGGCTCCTTGGAACAGGTCGAGCCGATCGCTATTTCCCGCAACTGGGAAGACCAGTTGCACTATGACATCGTTATCTCAGGGAAATCCTTCCCATTAGGCAGCCAGGTCCCCATTGCATTTAAGTTAACACCGCTAGCCAAAGTCGAATGCCACCGGATTAAAGTCTATGTAACGGAAAACATACAGCATTGGACGGCAGACAAGAGCGTCCACCGCTTCCAGCCGGCCAAGAAGGTGCTACTGTTCGAGAAACGAGCTGATTCAGCCAGCACGAGTACATACCCAGGCAGCTCAATGCGCGTCACGGCAGGTGGTGGGATTGACTGGGATCATCGTGCAGCTGCTGCGAGGGGCGATGAGATTGTGGACCGGAACCGAACAAATCTCTTGGGAAATTTGGCTAGCGACTCCGGCGTGGGTCCGACCGAAATGGAGTTTAATGTCCAACTCCCGAGTTGTCATGAGATGAAAAACCGGGATGAGTCTCACAAGCTACACTTTGACACAACGTACGAAAACATACAGATCAATCATTGGATCAAG ATTGTCCTTCGTCTCTCTAAGGTGGACGAAAGAGATCCGACTAAGCGGAGACATTTCGAGATCTCTATCGATTCTCCATTTCACCTACTTTCGTGCAAGGCCACACAGGCCAACATTTATCTCCCAGCATATACCTCGCCAAATTCGGATCCTGCGCCGCCTGCCCAGGAATACGAATGTGGGTGTCCAGGAGCCGCCGCGCTCAATAGAGCCAGCTCGAACGGCCACTCTCCGTGCTCTGAGGCAGAGGAACCGCCGACTAGAGCAGTTAACCGAAGTTTCACGAATGGCTCTGGCGGCTTGGCACGACCTCCCCAGGCGCATTTGGCCCACGAGCCAAGCGACCGTGCAGATGAGCCTCCACCGCGTCCTatgcatcttctccgcgCCCCGTCATTTGCTCCACCGGCATTTGAAGATgttccaccaccgccacctcTCATAACACCGCCTCCTGAATACACTTCTATAGTCGGCAATAACGACCGGGAGACGGTGCTGGAGGATTATTTCTCTCGGCTATCGTGTTATGAGGAAACTGCCGATGACCCACGGGGCCTCGGACGGGTTGATGTGCCTTTGACCCCTGGAGGGCGGGTGAACCGCAGTATGGACGTCCCTCGGGAGTGGGTTCGCCTGGACCAGTCGACCGTCTAA
- a CDS encoding uncharacterized protein (predicted protein) codes for MATSNFSNPDSLAVLTAMVNQTLIETGRFFRSGGSTQSRAQLKRSIPVAHEQFQSALDNLSEQIFIAKTFLERDYEAIAAQKAALQPAEDVVMSQSETIQDPETAPQAEATAVDTNQIQSEPCKADTVQSHTSVDAGQQNSSETLVKEEKPAESAALGPNQSQSGPNDINFDSVLDDTGGANDFDLNLDFGDDDLGNENFLSGSNLGTTNTAGAAEQEKGVDQSGNTTTEVPDMENGAANIPTGGDMFDLELQKTEAFSAPAGAPEGQQGNTTEDIMGPGESSFDDLFMDNDNFGSGDVGDPSMLEGDSLMNMNELDDSWFT; via the exons ATGGCTACTTCGAATTTTTCAAATCCAGATTCTCTGGCTGTTTTAACGGCAATGGTCAATCAAACG CTTATCGAAACCGGCCGCTTTTTCCGATCAGGGGGCTCTACGCAATCCAGGGCCCAGCTCAAGCGCTCAATTCCAGTTGCTCATGAGCAATTTCAAAGCGCGCTGGACAACCTGTCCGAGCAGATT TTCATCGCTAAGACGTTCCTGGAGAGGGACTACGAGGCAATTGCAGCCCAAAAGGCCGCACTGCAACCAGCCGAAGATGTTGTTATGAGTCAATCAGAGACCATACAAGACCCCGAAACTGCGCCACAGGCGGAGGCAACAGCAGTTGACACAAATCAAATCCAATCAGAACCGTGCAAGGCTGACACCGTGCAATCACATACAAGCGTCGATGCTGGTCAGCAGAACTCCAGTGAAACCCttgtgaaagaagagaaaccagCCGAATCTGCTGCACTTGGTCCCAATCAGTCTCAGTCTGGTcccaatgatatcaattttGATTCAGTTCTCGATGATACTGGTGGGGCGAATGACTTTGATCTGAACTTAGACTTTGGGGATGACGACCTTGGGAACGAGAACTTCTTGTCGGGATCCAACCTTGGTACTACAAATACAGCTGGTGCCGCCGAGCAGGAGAAGGGGGTTGACCAGAGTGGGAACACGACTACTGAAGTCCCTGATATGGAGAATGGTGCGGCCAACATTCCTACTGGGGGAGATATGTTCGACCTAGAATTGCAGAAGACCGAGGCATTTTCCGCTCCGGCTGGGGCTCCAGAGGGGCAGCAAGGCAACACCACCGAAGATATTATGGGCCCGGGGGAATCTAGCTTTGATGACTTATTCATGGATAATGATAACTTTGGCAGTGGAGATGTTGGAGATCCCAGCATGCTGGAAGGCGATAGCTTGATGAACATGAACGAGCTTGATGACAGCTGGTTTACTTAG
- a CDS encoding nuclear and cytoplasmic polyadenylated RNA-binding protein pub1 (RRM domain), producing the protein MADNVPAQTPSTLPPPPQTSAAPGQQYDGAQGNGQANPSHMPPPPRPPVVIPQNTNPIPTAITSPMSGNMMSPTSAGGYVRRAAPEPNKRALYVGGLDQRVTEDILKQIFETTGHVVSVKIIPDKNKFNSKGYNYGFVEFDDPGAAERAMQTLNGRRIHQSEIRVNWAYQSNSTNKEDTSNHFHIFVGDLSNEVNDEILQQAFSAFGSVSEARVMWDMKTGRSRGYGFVAFRDRADADKALGSMDGEWLGSRAIRCNWANQKGQPSISQQQAMAAMGMTPTTAFGHHHFPTHGIQSYDMVVQQTPQWQTTCYVGNLTPYTTQNDLVPLFQNFGYVLETRLQADRGFAFIKMDSHENAAMAICQLNGYNVNGRPLKCSWGKDRPPTGQFDNFSGQQGNSPFNNSPAPYFPQYGGPGGPMTPQGPNPAGRGWDQSGMGGQNYGQVPGNAGYGRGQAAPASGWNQANNANFGNGFGGYQA; encoded by the exons ATGGCTGATAACGTACCCGCCCAAACTCCTTCGACTCTCCCTCCGCCTCCGCAGACCTCTGCTGCTCCAGGTCAGCAGTACGACGGAGCCCAGGGTAACGGCCAGGCCAATCCTTCTCATATGCCGCCGCCCCCTCGTCCTCCGGTTGTGATTCCGCAGAATACCAATCCTATTCCCACGGCGATCACATCTCCGATGTCTGGGAACATGATGTCCCCAACCAGCGCCGGCGGGTACGTGCGCCGAGCTGCCCCAGAGCCAAACAAAAGAGCTCTTTATGTTGGCGGTCTTGACCAACGGGTCACTGAGGATATCTTGAAACAAATCTTTGAGACTACTGGACACGTTGTCAGCGTGAAGATCATCCCTGATAAGAAC AAGTTCAACAGTAAAGGATACAACTACGGCTTCGTTGAGTTTGACGATCCTGGCGCTGCCGAACGAGCCATGCAAACTCTCAACGGGCGCCGTATTCACCAATCG GAAATCCGTGTCAACTGGGCTTACCAGTCCAACAGCACGAACAAGGAAGATACTTCGAACCACTTCCACATTTTCGTTGGAGATCTGAGCAACGAAGTTAACGACGAAATCCTGCAACAGGCTTTCTCAGCCTTCGGTTCGGTTTCCGAGGCGCGTGTTATGTGGGACATGAAAACTGGTCGTTCCCGTGGCTACGGTTTTGTTGCCTTCCGCGACCGTGCGGATGCAGATAAAGCACTGGGATCGATGGACGGCGAGTGGCTCGGGTCTCGTGCTATTCGCTGTAACTGGGCGAATCAAAAAGGACAACCCTCCATTTCTCAGCAACAAGCGATGGCAGCCATGGGAATGACCCCGACAACGGCTTTTggtcatcatcatttcccTACTCATGGCATTCAGAGCTACGACATGGTTGTCCAGCAAACCCCACAGTGGCAGACCACGTGCTATGTGGGTAATCTCACCCCTTACACCACGCAGAACGACCTTGTCCCGCTGTTCCAGAACTTTGGTTATGTTCTGGAAACTCGTCTGCAAGCGGATCGCGGATTTGCGTTCATCAAGATGGATAGTCACGAGAATGCCGCTATGGCTATCTGCCAGCTCAACGGGTATAATGTTAACGGGCGTCCCTTGAAGTGCAGC TGGGGTAAGGATCGTCCTCCTACTGGCCAGTTTGACAACTTCTCTGGTCAACAGGGCAATTCGCCCTTCAATAATAGTCCAGCCCCGTATTTCCCCCAGTACGGCGGACCCGGTGGACCTATGACCCCTCAAG GTCCGAACCCAGCTGGAAGAGGCTGGGATCAGTCCGGAATGGGCGGTCAGAACTATGGCCAGGTCCCAGGAAATGCAGGTTATGGCCGCGGACAAGCTGCCCCTGCCTCTGGCTGGAACCAGGCTAACAACGCTAATTTTGGGAATGGCTTTGGAGGCTACCAAGCGTAG
- a CDS encoding uncharacterized protein (predicted protein), whose product MNYVCLAYEWALVSLRSHAKFLFWFDSGLAFSAHLFSDLSRFKFINTSLTSLTRPRNPEAFLCVASRRYFFSCLLYDTILETIVILGPDYDLMPWSFGYLFSFTALDHLFSE is encoded by the exons atgAAT TATGTATGTCTGGCCTATGAATGGGCCCTTGTGTCTTTACGCTCACATGCCAAGTTCCTTTTCTGGTTTGATAGCGGTCTTGCTTTCTCAGCTCATCTATTCAGTGACCTTTCTCGTTTCAAGTTTATCAATACCTCGCTAACAAGCTTAACGCGTCCCCGGAATCCCGAGGCCTTTCTATGCGTTGCATCTCGACGGTACTTTTTCTCATGCTTACTTTATGATACCATCCTTGAGACCATTGTTATTCTCGGTCCAGATTACGACTTGATGCCCTGGAGTTTCggatatcttttctcttttactgCCTTGGATCATTTA TTCTCTGAGTAG
- a CDS encoding PIG-Y family protein (predicted protein): MENASDNSREALSLDNDDQLSGRTRSESASSGHKRSSSGSLLSKLSFLRVIQATHNTPERAHSGIDRDDGDGFGSSARGGRAMASALQQRRTRRRRGSLRKTALLGTRFEYRDKKATRAPIDMPRADVIGHQQQMDQQQQLVTGSRMQQPLPGPVSLDQAVVPHGNAEQDSHQDDMVWEGFMNASPKSLDQSAQHHRQNHSQNSILGGEITTDDEDVVSFPRAKNTNAAVAAAAGLHLQSASSSSDSYYALSADSTYRSMHRTKSPLATHAVDITSSQDMNWDYSETEWWGWIILIVTWLVFVVGMGSCFGVWSWAWDVGETPYAPPELEDDPTLPIIGYYPALIILTAVMSWVWVVVAWVGMKYFKHANISGDDT, encoded by the coding sequence ATGGAAAATGCAAGCGACAACAGCAGAGAGGCACTATCGTTGGATAACGATGACCAGCTCTCCGGACGGACGCGCTCAGAGAGCGCAAGCAGCGGACACAAGCGCAGCTCGTCCGGCTCACTACTATCCAAACTCTCTTTCCTACGCGTGATACAAGCGACTCATAACACCCCGGAGCGGGCTCATTCCGGCATCGACCGtgacgatggcgatggtTTTGGTTCCAGTGCACGGGGAGGCAGAGCAATGGCTAGCGCGCTACAACAGCGAAGAAcacgaaggaggaggggctCACTACGAAAAACCGCCCTATTAGGCACGCGATTCGAATATCGAGATAAAAAAGCCACCCGAGCACCGATCGACATGCCACGGGCAGATGTCATTGGACATCAGCAACAGATGgaccaacagcaacagcttGTCACTGGGTCGCGAATGCAACAGCCGTTGCCTGGCCCAGTTTCCCTGGACCAGGCTGTCGTACCTCACGGAAATGCGGAACAAGATAGTCATCAGGACGACATGGTATGGGAAGGTTTCATGAATGCGTCGCCAAAGTCGCTGGATCAATCCGCTCAGCATCACCGGCAGAATCACTCCCAAAATAGTATCCTTGGCGGAGAGATAActactgatgatgaggatgttgtgTCTTTTCCTCGTGCGAAAAATACAAATGCCGCCGTTGCTGCCGCCGCGGGCTTACATCTTCAGTCCGCTTCTTCGAGCTCGGATTCCTATTATGCGCTTTCGGCGGACTCTACGTACCGATCTATGCATCGTACCAAGTCTCCTCTTGCGACGCATGCGGTTGATATAACCAGTAGTCAGGATATGAACTGGGATTATTCGGAGACGGAGTGGTGGGGCTGGATTATCCTGATAGTGACATGGCTTGTTTTTGTCGTGGGAATGGGCAGTTGTTTTGGTGTCTGGAGCTGGGCTTGGGATGTTGGAGAAACTCCATACGCGCCTCcggagcttgaggatgacCCGACACTCCCCATCATTGGGTACTATCCTGCTCTGATCATCTTGACAGCCGTCATGTCGTGGGTGTGGGTTGTGGTTGCATGGGTGGGCATGAAATATTTCAAGCATGCCAATATATCGGGTGACGATACATAA
- a CDS encoding glutamine amidotransferase subunit DUG3 (glucosamine 6-phosphate synthetases, contain amidotransferase and phosphosugar isomerase domains) produces the protein MCRFLVYKGRHEIRLSKLVTEPSHSILTQSYDSRLRLDNRRPVNGDGFGVGFYTDPKLGPEPCIFTSTLPAWNCENLERLASKTCSNLIFAHVRATTEGALSDNNCHPFQHNTLMWMHNGNVGGWQYIKRPLGDSLADRWYLGVKGGTDSEWAFALFLDLLEKEGVDPSSDPGPEGFGQALLRRVMVKTIAKINEFIRDIPKRHNVSGIETRSLLNFAVTDGHTVVCTRYISSKTDEPASLYFSSGTKWKEGKVKGHFKMERHDKGADIVLVASEPITFERHNWVSVPANSIVTIHKQTVLLHPIMDEFYSEDLNHDRSSCYAVSKGLVSTAPGTTVQPQNTESKAPAISVNGARVDDHAGLAQHQLELANKCAISH, from the exons ATGTGCCGTTTTCTG GTATACAAGGGCCGACATGAGATACGTCTCAGCAAACTAGTAACAGAGCCCAGTCATTCAATTTTGACTCAATCCTATGATTCCCGTCTTAGACTG GATAACCGCCGTCCAGTAAACGGCGATGGCTTTGGAGTAGGGTTCTATACGGACCCCAAGCTCGGCCCAGAGCCATGTATCTTCACATCCACACTCCCAGCCTGGAACTGTGAGAATCTCGAGCGGTTAGCATCCAAAACCTGCTCCAATCTGATCTTCGCGCATGTGCGCGCAACCACAGAAGGAGCCTTATCAGATAACAACTGCCACCCGTTCCAACACAATACTTTGATGTGGATGCACAACGGTAACGTTGGTGGCTGGCAGTATATCAAGCGGCCGTTGGGCGATTCGCTCGCGGATCGCTGGTATCTGGGCGTGAAAGGTGGCACAGATAGCGAGTGGGCTTTTGCGTTGTTCCTTGACcttttggagaaggagggcgtTGATCCGAGCTCGGATCCCGGACCGGAGGGTTTCGGACAGGCGCTCCTGCGACGGGTGATGGTTAAGACAATCGCAAAGATCAATGAATTTATTAGGGATATACCCAAGAGACATAATGTCTCTGGTATTGAGACCCGTAGCTTGCTCAATTTTGCTGTGACGGATGGCCACACGGTGGTTTGTACGCGGTATATCAGCAGCAAGACGGATGAACCTGCCAGCTTGTACTTCTCATCGGGTACCAagtggaaggaaggaaaggtcAAAGGTCACTTCAAGATGGAACGTCACGATAAGGGAGCCGACATTGTTCTGGTGGCAAGCGAGCCGATTACGTTTGAGAGAC ATAATTGGGTTTCGGTTCCCGCGAACTCGATTGTCACTATCCATAAGCAGACGGTCCTTCTACATCCCATCATGGATGAGTTTTACAGTGAGGACTTGAACCACGACCGCTCATCCTGCTATGCCGTGTCGAAGGGCCTCGTTAGCACGGCACCGGGTACAACAGTCCAACCTCAGAACACTGAGTCGAAGGCTCCTGCAATTAGCGTCAACGGTGCCAGAGTAGACGATCACGCTGGACTAGCCCAGCACCAACTAGAGCTCGCTAACAAATGTGCTATTTCACATTGA